Proteins from a single region of Parambassis ranga chromosome 16, fParRan2.1, whole genome shotgun sequence:
- the etv1 gene encoding ETS translocation variant 1 isoform X1 encodes MDGFHDQQVPYCNSKLQEKTTSCEKPANDRKRKFIKSDLALDTEELFQDLSQLQEAWLAEAQVPDNDEQFVPDFQTENLAFHGLQLKIKRELHSPCSELSSNCSQERPFKLQYGEKCPYSISAYEQKQPTGMKPSSPVTPPCSTPVSPLHHGSPTAAPTPKPDRTYAHIPPSQPLPDSAYSMDHRFRRQLSEPCHSFPSPPTMTRDGRPIYHRQMSEPNIPFPPQGFKQEYPDPLFEHPAIMGAPISHAYPAGMMIKQEPRDFTYDSAEVPSCHSVYLRQDGYLAHTNRTEGCMFDKVARHFYDDTCVVPEKVEGDIKQESGLYREGPSYQRRGSLQLWQFLVALLDDPSNSHFIAWTGRGMEFKLIEPEEVARRWGIQKNRPAMNYDKLSRSLRYYYEKGIMQKVAGERYVYKFVCDPEALFSMAFPDNQRPVLKTDMERQINEEDTVPLSHFDENMAYVQEGPYCQPNPYSEGYVY; translated from the exons AGCTCTTCCAGGACCTCAGTCAGCTGCAGGAGGCTTGGCTGGCAGAAG CTCAAGTTCCCGACAATGACGAGCAGTTTGTTCCAGACTtccagactgaaaact TGGCTTTCCACGGACTGCAGCTGAAGATAAAGAGGGAGCTGCACAGTCCGTGCTCAGAGCTGAGCTCCAACTGCAGTCAGGAGCGGCCCTTCAAACTCCAGTATGGAGAGAAGTGTCCATACAGCATCAG TGCCTATGAGCAAAAGCAGCCCACAGGAATGAAGCCCTCCAGCCCAGTGACACCACCCTGCAGCACCCCCGTGTCTCCCCTCCACCATGGTTCACCCACAGCAGCCCCGACGCCTAAACCCGACAGGACGTACGCCCACATACCGCCCTCGCAGCCTCTCCCTGATAGCGCCTACTCTATGGACCACAG ATTTCGACGTCAGCTATCAGAGCCCTGCCACTCATTTCCCTCCCCACCGACGATGACTCGGGACGGCCGGCCCATCTACCACAGGCAGATGTCAGAGCCCAACATCCCCTTCCCTCCTCAAGGCTTCAAGCAGGAGTATCCCGACCCCCTCTTCGAACACCCGGCCATAATGGGGGCACCGATTTCCCATGCGTACCCCGCTGGCATGATGATCAAGCAGGAGCCGAGGGACTTCACCTACGACTCAG CAGAAGTGCCTAGCTGCCATTCTGTCTACTTACGGCAAGACGGCTATCTGGCTCACACTAACAGGACTGAAG GTTGTATGTTCGACAAAGTGGCAAGGCACTTCTACGATGATACCTGTGTGGTGCCTGAGAAGGTGGAAG GTGACATCAAGCAAGAGTCGGGGCTATACCGCGAGGGTCCGTCATACCAGCGCAGGGGCTCACTGCAGCTGTGGCAGTTCTTGGTGGCTCTGCTGGACGACCCTTCGAACTCTCACTTCATCGCCTGGACCGGCCGCGGCATGGAGTTCAAACTCATTGAGCCAGAGGAG gtGGCACGTCGATGGGGGATACAGAAGAATCGACCAGCGATGAATTACGACAAACTCAGCAGATCGTTGCGCTACTACTACGAGAAGGGAATCATGCAAAAG GTGGCCGGTGAGAGATACGTCTACAAGTTTGTGTGCGACCCCGAGGCCTTGTTCTCCATGGCGTTCCCTGACAATCAGCGGCCGGTGCTGAAAACGGACATGGAGCGGCAGATCAATGAGGAGGACACGGTGCCATTGTCACACTTTGATGAAAACATGGCTTACGTGCAGGAGGGGCCGTACTGCCAGCCGAACCCCTACAGCGAGGGTTACGTTTATTAA
- the etv1 gene encoding ETS translocation variant 1 isoform X2 has product MDGFHDQQVPYCNSKLQEKTTSCEKPANDRKRKFIKSDLALDTEELFQDLSQLQEAWLAEAQVPDNDEQFVPDFQTENLAFHGLQLKIKRELHSPCSELSSNCSQERPFKLQYGEKCPYSISAYEQKQPTGMKPSSPVTPPCSTPVSPLHHGSPTAAPTPKPDRTYAHIPPSQPLPDSAYSMDHRFRRQLSEPCHSFPSPPTMTRDGRPIYHRQMSEPNIPFPPQGFKQEYPDPLFEHPAIMGAPISHAYPAGMMIKQEPRDFTYDSEVPSCHSVYLRQDGYLAHTNRTEGCMFDKVARHFYDDTCVVPEKVEGDIKQESGLYREGPSYQRRGSLQLWQFLVALLDDPSNSHFIAWTGRGMEFKLIEPEEVARRWGIQKNRPAMNYDKLSRSLRYYYEKGIMQKVAGERYVYKFVCDPEALFSMAFPDNQRPVLKTDMERQINEEDTVPLSHFDENMAYVQEGPYCQPNPYSEGYVY; this is encoded by the exons AGCTCTTCCAGGACCTCAGTCAGCTGCAGGAGGCTTGGCTGGCAGAAG CTCAAGTTCCCGACAATGACGAGCAGTTTGTTCCAGACTtccagactgaaaact TGGCTTTCCACGGACTGCAGCTGAAGATAAAGAGGGAGCTGCACAGTCCGTGCTCAGAGCTGAGCTCCAACTGCAGTCAGGAGCGGCCCTTCAAACTCCAGTATGGAGAGAAGTGTCCATACAGCATCAG TGCCTATGAGCAAAAGCAGCCCACAGGAATGAAGCCCTCCAGCCCAGTGACACCACCCTGCAGCACCCCCGTGTCTCCCCTCCACCATGGTTCACCCACAGCAGCCCCGACGCCTAAACCCGACAGGACGTACGCCCACATACCGCCCTCGCAGCCTCTCCCTGATAGCGCCTACTCTATGGACCACAG ATTTCGACGTCAGCTATCAGAGCCCTGCCACTCATTTCCCTCCCCACCGACGATGACTCGGGACGGCCGGCCCATCTACCACAGGCAGATGTCAGAGCCCAACATCCCCTTCCCTCCTCAAGGCTTCAAGCAGGAGTATCCCGACCCCCTCTTCGAACACCCGGCCATAATGGGGGCACCGATTTCCCATGCGTACCCCGCTGGCATGATGATCAAGCAGGAGCCGAGGGACTTCACCTACGACTCAG AAGTGCCTAGCTGCCATTCTGTCTACTTACGGCAAGACGGCTATCTGGCTCACACTAACAGGACTGAAG GTTGTATGTTCGACAAAGTGGCAAGGCACTTCTACGATGATACCTGTGTGGTGCCTGAGAAGGTGGAAG GTGACATCAAGCAAGAGTCGGGGCTATACCGCGAGGGTCCGTCATACCAGCGCAGGGGCTCACTGCAGCTGTGGCAGTTCTTGGTGGCTCTGCTGGACGACCCTTCGAACTCTCACTTCATCGCCTGGACCGGCCGCGGCATGGAGTTCAAACTCATTGAGCCAGAGGAG gtGGCACGTCGATGGGGGATACAGAAGAATCGACCAGCGATGAATTACGACAAACTCAGCAGATCGTTGCGCTACTACTACGAGAAGGGAATCATGCAAAAG GTGGCCGGTGAGAGATACGTCTACAAGTTTGTGTGCGACCCCGAGGCCTTGTTCTCCATGGCGTTCCCTGACAATCAGCGGCCGGTGCTGAAAACGGACATGGAGCGGCAGATCAATGAGGAGGACACGGTGCCATTGTCACACTTTGATGAAAACATGGCTTACGTGCAGGAGGGGCCGTACTGCCAGCCGAACCCCTACAGCGAGGGTTACGTTTATTAA
- the etv1 gene encoding ETS translocation variant 1 isoform X3, whose translation MDGFHDQQVPYCNSKLQEKTTSCEKPANDRKRKFIKSDLALDTEELFQDLSQLQEAWLAEAQVPDNDEQFVPDFQTENLAFHGLQLKIKRELHSPCSELSSNCSQERPFKLQYGEKCPYSISAYEQKQPTGMKPSSPVTPPCSTPVSPLHHGSPTAAPTPKPDRTYAHIPPSQPLPDSAYSMDHRFRRQLSEPCHSFPSPPTMTRDGRPIYHRQMSEPNIPFPPQGFKQEYPDPLFEHPAIMGAPISHAYPAGMMIKQEPRDFTYDSGCMFDKVARHFYDDTCVVPEKVEGDIKQESGLYREGPSYQRRGSLQLWQFLVALLDDPSNSHFIAWTGRGMEFKLIEPEEVARRWGIQKNRPAMNYDKLSRSLRYYYEKGIMQKVAGERYVYKFVCDPEALFSMAFPDNQRPVLKTDMERQINEEDTVPLSHFDENMAYVQEGPYCQPNPYSEGYVY comes from the exons AGCTCTTCCAGGACCTCAGTCAGCTGCAGGAGGCTTGGCTGGCAGAAG CTCAAGTTCCCGACAATGACGAGCAGTTTGTTCCAGACTtccagactgaaaact TGGCTTTCCACGGACTGCAGCTGAAGATAAAGAGGGAGCTGCACAGTCCGTGCTCAGAGCTGAGCTCCAACTGCAGTCAGGAGCGGCCCTTCAAACTCCAGTATGGAGAGAAGTGTCCATACAGCATCAG TGCCTATGAGCAAAAGCAGCCCACAGGAATGAAGCCCTCCAGCCCAGTGACACCACCCTGCAGCACCCCCGTGTCTCCCCTCCACCATGGTTCACCCACAGCAGCCCCGACGCCTAAACCCGACAGGACGTACGCCCACATACCGCCCTCGCAGCCTCTCCCTGATAGCGCCTACTCTATGGACCACAG ATTTCGACGTCAGCTATCAGAGCCCTGCCACTCATTTCCCTCCCCACCGACGATGACTCGGGACGGCCGGCCCATCTACCACAGGCAGATGTCAGAGCCCAACATCCCCTTCCCTCCTCAAGGCTTCAAGCAGGAGTATCCCGACCCCCTCTTCGAACACCCGGCCATAATGGGGGCACCGATTTCCCATGCGTACCCCGCTGGCATGATGATCAAGCAGGAGCCGAGGGACTTCACCTACGACTCAG GTTGTATGTTCGACAAAGTGGCAAGGCACTTCTACGATGATACCTGTGTGGTGCCTGAGAAGGTGGAAG GTGACATCAAGCAAGAGTCGGGGCTATACCGCGAGGGTCCGTCATACCAGCGCAGGGGCTCACTGCAGCTGTGGCAGTTCTTGGTGGCTCTGCTGGACGACCCTTCGAACTCTCACTTCATCGCCTGGACCGGCCGCGGCATGGAGTTCAAACTCATTGAGCCAGAGGAG gtGGCACGTCGATGGGGGATACAGAAGAATCGACCAGCGATGAATTACGACAAACTCAGCAGATCGTTGCGCTACTACTACGAGAAGGGAATCATGCAAAAG GTGGCCGGTGAGAGATACGTCTACAAGTTTGTGTGCGACCCCGAGGCCTTGTTCTCCATGGCGTTCCCTGACAATCAGCGGCCGGTGCTGAAAACGGACATGGAGCGGCAGATCAATGAGGAGGACACGGTGCCATTGTCACACTTTGATGAAAACATGGCTTACGTGCAGGAGGGGCCGTACTGCCAGCCGAACCCCTACAGCGAGGGTTACGTTTATTAA